AGTAAGTTGACTAACTTGTATACAATTGAAGACTTGATCTAGATTTGGTGCTTATAAAATAAACATAGTATGAAGTTCTGCAAACCATAAAAAAATTGTGTTGCGATGAATCACCAAAATCAACCATCTGgttcaaaaataatatcaacACTTTCCACTGTTGCAAAGACAAGggaaaacaatatgaaaaataatttataaattaatattGGCAGCCACAAATGGCCTTTCATATTGATCATCAAGAGTGGTGGACTTCATAGAACAACATGGCTAAGGCACCCACCTCTGATTGAACTTTCGCCACATGGTTATGCAGAAAGAAAACAGACTAGCAGTATTCACTATGTGCTATGAACTACTCCCGGATCTTTTGGATTCCTATCCAGCGGGCATAGTCAACCCACCTGCTCAATAGAAGATGAGTATCAATCTAAAGATATATAGAAACTTCAAGCAAATTATAGttataaaatttccaaaataacCCTAAAGAAATCTCACATTAGAGATCCCAAAAATGTGTTTCCTGTACGAACTGCAAAGCACGATGCACTTAAAATGAGTTTGTGGCTGTGTAGCAGTGGCTCCAGGATTCGCTGTTCTATTACACCCGCCAGTATCTGGTACCTATTGAGTACAGGAAATGACTGATTCATCAATAAAATTAACAAGAAATGACTGATTCATGCCTTTTTTTGTTCACTCCTGATTCACTAGCTACAGCTAGAAGAAAGGTGCTAGACAACATATGAATTTAAAGTTAAGGAATCATAAACCAGATAATGGTTCATGTGAAAGCTGTTCAAATAAAATCAATCTTAAATGCTCTTAGAATTCTTATTTAATTTTCCAAAAGTGCATGTGAATGCATATTCCTATACTACCATACAGACAAACAAGGTGATGAATTTGGGTAGTTATTAGGGGGATGAGTTGATCATTGAAATAGAAACTACATTCTATGAGAGATAATTTAGTGATATATTAtacaatatttgtatttatataaaataaggtCAATCTTACATATGTTTTCATtccacagaaaaaaaaaaacaacaaccaTTCCAATAAACCCTACACCATGTTAAAGGATGCTTTTTCATAGCTTTATCATCTATTTCTAATATGTGCCCTTTGAGGCTTTGACATCAGGTCAATTTTATAGATCAACATATAATTCCTTGAGAGGGCGGTGCTTGGTGTATGATAAGGTTGTACCATTGTGACCTAAGTATTATGAattcaaaatatgaaaatacCCTCTCTGCATGTGGGGTACGGCTGCATATATCTAACCCTCCTTAGACCTCGTAGTGGCGAGAGTCTCATGCATTGGGATGCCTTTTTCAACATATAATTCTTTAAAGTTTAAGAGTTTCAATAATCATATAGCAACTTgatatcattattttatttattaatctCAAAAATTTTGAATTGCTTTTCATTTAGCTCTTTGGCTTATTTTTACCTTTGAGACCAAACTAGCTTATGAAATCAAAAGCCATCATCCCCCCCGCCCCGTCTAGACTATTTTTCCTAATTTCTTCCAGAGGAGGCAGGGGTTAAACCAAAAAAAGATGCATTATATGAGAGAAAAGGCAATCACAAGCATTGGACATATCTAGACTCTTTCCAGCAAGGTTACAAATATTATTGGGATCATGGGGCATTCCACTTTCTCGAATGTAGGGAAAGGGTACTTCCCGAGTGTCGGAAAGGGATGAGGCGAGTAATGGACCATACGAGATGGGGCACGCATCTTCCTAAGTGTCTAGATGCAAGAAATCTCagattttttctattttgaatGTTGGGATGGGTTAAGTTGAGAAAATGACCGGGACAAAACAAAACACTCATCCTCCAAAGTGTCGGGACGTGGGATGTCCCATTCTACGGAATAATCGGGATACCCCCACCTCACAATATTTAAAATCTTGCTTCCAAGCCTATAAAATATTGGACGATTGGTCCTTTGTAGCTTCACTTAAACTCTACcttaaaggaagagagaggtcGGAGAGAGGGCTCGAAAGCCCTCATATCATCAGCAAAGGGTTCCTCTATTTCATTTCGAAACATGGGATGccctataaatttttttttgtcattttcgaactgaagtcggcaaatggtttgccgacttcaattcaaaattgaaagaaaaaaaaaggtacatCACAAAATGGCAGGGTACAAACCAGTACCATACTGCCTGCTAatcatgctatatatgatgttgTGATTTGAGGTACTTCGGGCAAATGAATGCTCCTTCATTATATTTAGCTTAATGGGCTCTGTCATCTAGCTCTAAGGTCTTAAGTTCACTGGATAGTCTCTTATTGGTTCTGCAGCCTTGGTTCTCTCTCCCTTTTGATATCCTTCTCACTAATTGAACGAAAGTCCCACCATCTAGTAGAACTTGGATAGAATTCTAGCGCCTTTtccattttaattcaaaatatccTATAGAGTCCTTTAGTTCCTTCTGCTTCTATTGATATTATAACTTTTCATACAATCAATGGAGCGAGCCGTTTTCTCCTTTCCCCGTGTATTGGTGCTAGTGTACATGGCATAAGCAAGATGGCACATCATTACAATATTTCCCACCAATTCACTTATTTTAGATGCATGAGCAAAATTCTTCCTTGATCCGGAGCTCATCCCTTCTTGCACCAGAACACAAACTTTTCCATggttccacccaaaacaaaggTCACCAATGTGGTTGAATACCAACATTAATAAACAAAAGTTACCAATGTTCTTACAGCACTCTTGCAAGCTCCTCTATGGACAAGTCAGCTTTAACACTTCTTGCACTTAAAGAGTTCTTTAGAAATTAAGCATAAGAGAAGAAAACACTAAAGAGCACAAGAGAAAGCAGAAAGCTTCTAACAAAATTCTATTTCTTGGGAACTGGGTATACAAAATGAGGGGCCCATGATACCAACTACTTACCTGCCCTGAAAgtttaaattattttgaaatataGATTAAATTATATGCAAGATTCTTTTCAAATGCACTATAACTATATGACATGGAAGAAAGTTTATGCCAATGAATGACATGAAAAAAGAGAACCTGCAGAGATCCAGGATACAAGATACTAAAGGAGCATCAAGCTCATTAGCCAGACACAAGGATGAACAGCAATATTTATTTGAACTTTTTCAGATActcaataaaaaaaaggtaTGGAATAAAGGATTTTGTTTAGAAAGAGAAAATAGCTGTCAGAAGTTGCCAAATGTTGACCTTGTTATATAAATAGTGGAAGAACAATTTAATAATGTAAATGCCCAAGAGGTATACATACCTAAGGTTACTGGACACTGCCATATAGACACCATAGGCAACACTAGTTGATAATATAGGGACATCCTCTGCTTCACCAGCAAAATTCTTATCCAATGTCTTTCTTGCATTAATCAAGGCATTCGTTGTACCAACACCAATCTGCAAAAAGACTGAATTCAGCTGACGGCTGAAAATTTTGCTTATAATTATTTTGGTTACTTGTTGATATGCTTAATGAATTAACCAAAATGATAATATATGAATACAGGATTTACTGATTGGCTTGCTGAGCAGCCATTTCAACTGTTATATTCTGAACAAACCTCCCAAGCCTTGGGAATACACATGCATCGATTACTTCATATAGATATCCAGAATGCTCATGAGTAAAAACATAAATACAATGCTGAGGAAATAATTAATCTCTTAGCAGTGGATAATTTAATTATATCATTTAACGTTTTCTTTATTTATACATTAACTAAACTGAGTCTTTTAAAAAAAGACAACTTCCAGAAGAAattgtccaaataaacaaatccaTGAAGATATTATTCCAGTAAAACAAGAAGTTGCAATACTAACATAATTAAGGGTGAAAATGAGAACATAGACACTGCCAGGGAATCAGTAGAATCAATTTCCCAATCCATACCATGATGCTTAATCATTGACCCATGGGAAACCAAAACAAGAATGATACATACAGTAGGGAAATGCAATTCCCAAAAGCAAAATATGCTTTTAGGTTTGATTGTGCAATGTTGATCATTAACCAGGCAACCCAGGCTTCTttactccaaaaaaaattaacatcTACAAATTCTACGGGAGTGGATAGTAGTTGGAAGAAAAGCAGCTAATCAAAAGTTAAAACCAAGCTGACAGAAACTCTTGGCACCTTTTAGACATCATCGGCATGGACTTGACTGAAGGGCAGGGCCACTACCAAACACACTTATGAAGGGCAATCAGGCATGGCTTAATACCATGCAGCAAGAATTACAAAACATTTCTATTTCTCAACCTTCTAGAACATAAAAGAATCTCGAAGATAGACATTGCAACAATGCATCTATGGGTATGATTGAAATACCACAGAAGAATATGACCTCCGAAAAATTAGAAGTATCATAAGCTACCCCCACTTTgccaaaaagaaaatgaagatgTGAATGATATCATGGTAAAAGTTTTAAGAAAATACTGGAATTTGTCACAGAAACCCCCTAATTGGTGAAAGAATCTAGCCTACCAGAGATGCACCAGTCCCAACGGCAAATAGCTTTGACCCATTTCTCTGcacataaaaaaggaaaaagaaggaaattaccatatgaatatGAATTAATAACTCAATTAGTTATTTAGTTTTTCGCAGATAGTTGATCACAACAGATCAATGAAGCATTTTTGTAGATTTACCACTATTGCACCAACTCTCTGCAATAATGAGTATGATGTTCCAGCCAAAGCaacctggaaaaaaaaaagttccaaCATTATCGATAAGAGTTACACAATTATCTCAAATAATTTCTTGGACTCGTAGCATTCACCTGAAAAGCATTATCAGGGCAGCTGTAAAAGAATTTGGCAATAGGTCCAGCACTGAATGCCAGAGGTGGTCGAAGAGAAACAGTTGGTGCAGGAAGCCAGACAAGCATAAAATCAGCAACTATGGCCATCGCCTAAAACAAAAGGTTGTGTAGCATGCAAATAAACGATGTAGTAAGAAGCAGGGAATGGTTCAGctaatgaaaaacaaattatctAAGAAAAACATTTTTTCTATCAGGCCAACTAGCCTTTTAAGTTTTCATGGCAGGCTCCTTTCTTACCAAAAGTTTGTTTACCCAGAAAATGGGAACCAATTGGCATCAAGGTCAAAGCAAGTCATGAAAAATAATCAAACTTTAACAAGCTTTATAGTTTTCATGGCAGGCCCCTTTATTACCGAAAGTTGCTTAGTCATACATAaggatatacatacatacacacacacacatacatacatacatacatacatacatacatacatatggaaGTGGGGACACAGTGCACTCCGGAAAAACTAGAGAAAAAGttcctaaatatttttttcattaaaaatttatttttgaaagaagTGACCATCCTAAATTGTTACACTACTACTCTTAAtggtaagattttttttttctttataaagtTATTCATGCTGATAtcttaattaaaatataataatggtTCATATAACCAAGGATTAGGAACTGATGTGCTGGTCCATGCCATATTGCACAAGCAGTACCAATGTTGGATGAGCATGTGGCAGAGCCCAACCCCCCTGCAAGCAAAGGGGTTCCAGTACTCATGCATGTTGCACATAATGCTTGTTTGAATGGTTATTCACTGGGCCACATTCCTTAAAATCTAATCTACAAtgacaaaagaaataaaaagcgCCATCTTTATGGTCGTTTTCTGCTGAAGTTAAAATTTGGTAGATTGTTAAGGGGGTTGAAACATCAAAAGCATGAGGGGGTCAAGATTTTGAAGTGGGTATCGCTCTTTCAGTATAGGATTACAAATACTATGTATTAATTCATCCAACATTATGAGTAATATTGCCATCTTGTAAAATTCCTTGAGTCTTAAAATCATGTATCAATCTCTGATCACCCTAGATGCACCTTTGCTTGATAGGTTTATCATTAAGACCCATTAACACTTGATTTTCCCTGCATAGTTCCAATTTACCATTCAACTTAAACCACATATCACTAGTTACCACTAGAACATTTCTATACAACATTAAGATCATTTGAAACAAGCGTGAGACCTTTGGAACAGCCTGGAAAGCTACTAGTTTCTCCATTACTATTGTCAGTGTTTGGCACTGTTTTATCGTAAATATCCTTAATAATTTCAGTTCATATTTTAAGTCCTCTTTTCATCTTTAATGCCACTAAACTACCTCTCTTGATGCTCTATGTATGGTTTCATCATTTGCCACTAAACTTCAATTCTCTCTTCTATTTAATCTTTTTGTTAGTTCGAAAGCAAGCCAAAGAAAATGTATTACTTTCTTAGCACACATCCGTATTGGTTCCTCCATATTGTGATTGCTGTTCTTGGTCCTTGTCCCCTGCTCCCCaacccctctctctttctcataaCTTCACAGTGCActtcataaatttatttttatgataGTTAGTTCAATTGTTGCGTCACTTAGAAATGTGCatctctatacattttctctaatgaTATAGTGCAAACCTTAATTTCTATATATAATGAGTGAGCCAGGCTGCCAATTAGCCAAGTACATATGTTTTCTCTCATAACTTCCTGAACTCTATTCATTCAGCCCAAAAGTTCACCTTAATCCAAACAACTGGTTCAAATATTTTGTTGAATAATGGTATCCATGCCAAATGCCTGATTGTGTGTTTGCTGAATAGTTTCTAACTCACAAAAGCAATGGTCCAATCCTTCTTTAATCTTACCATCTCtcattaaaattatattatcctctctctctctctctgtgcatGTGTGCATGCACACGTCTGTGTGTTGTGCTTCTGATTTAGCTTATCGATAACTCTGTGCTTACCTTCTTCAAAGCCCAGCCTATCATATAAACTATCATAAGACGTAGACcatatttcttttttcaaagGTAACCATTAGATTTATATTTGGCGTCATAAATTTCTCCATATGTGCCTTAACGATAGATCTAGTAATAATATGTTTTAAAAAACGCACATTGTCATGCTTCCCATTTTGCCAACCTATTTTATGTAAAGTGTTGTTCCAGCTTGCTTGCACAATAAACAGGGCATTTGATTTTCATGTTTGTTTCATAAAAGCGGCTAGGCAAAAGCTATTACTTGAGGCTTCCTAGTCTCAATGCCATTCGAGCAATTTAGCTTCTTGTTTAAGTAAGACAACTTGCATTAAGATCGCATAGCCTCGTGTTCTAATAGATTGGAACTATACAAGTTCTGAAGTCAAGTCCATTTTTATTATTAGTGAGAAAAAGGTGATTCTAGAAGATAGTGTAAGCTCAATTATTTAGAATCATTTACTACCATAGTCTAATGgaaagttttatttattattcttgACATGATGATTTTATATTGATGTATATAATCAGAAAAGCAATTTCTCAGCATATGACAGATCAAGAAgaataaagaaagagaagaaagtgaAACTTTTCTTGTGCAACCCCACGATAAGATACAGGAAATGCTTCTAGCAAAACTCATACCACATCTGCGAAAACAAAATCCAGTTCCTTGACAAAATTCTCTCTGCGACGTTCCCACTCAGCAGCAGTCTGAAAAATGAAAGCCCAACAGATCAGCATTGGCAGTCATAAATTCTTTCAGAAAACAAATCACTGAAAATTATATAAGATGAAATGAATGCAAGGAAACTCAAAAGGTATCATTTCAGCAAATAAAGAACACTTCATCCTGATAGATttcacaacaaaaaaaaagaaaagaaaatgtttgAGTTAAAATTTGAACAATCTGGGTTCTTATTATAAAGCTTCAAAACTAAGTCAAATAGTAAGATTGCTCAAATTGCAACTAaaccaggaaaaaaaaagccaaTTTGTTCTATAATTTTGACCAAATTAAAATTGGATGCCATTTCAAAGATATAATGTTCTCCAAGTTCAGGTCTATATCAAACAAAATTGTAATTTGAAGTTATTTCCCAACCTGGAACTAACCCATACACAGTTTTTTTGCCTCCTTAGACTAAGAAATTCttgataatataaaaaatattataattagcaACACATAAATATAGAAAAGTAAAGGTCGTGATTTGAGTATGCAAGACAAATTGTTTCTTATCCTTAAAAAAAAGGATACTCAATGCCAGGGTCGCCAAAACCATCCCGAACCGGACAGTTCCGGCCGTTCTGAGCCGTCCTGACGGTTGACCAGCACGGTTCCAGCAACGGAAACGAAATTTGTTgctagagagggagaaggagaaggaaagagagaaaaagagagaatgagcggtagagggaggaagagagagtggaaggaagagagaaggaggTGGAGGCCGACAGGCGGAGGGCCGACGGAGGCCGGCGAGCCATGCGGAGGACGATCCTCTGGGCTCCACAGCCGGAAAACAGGGCAGGTCCCCTGTTTCGAACAAATCAGGTCCGGCCCTTTTTTTACTTTGTAATTTTTAAATGAAGTAGGCAAATCAGGGGACCCACCCTGTTTTCCAACCGTGGAGGTTTCCTCCGCTCCTGCCTAGGTTGTCGGCCTTCGACAGCCCTCCACCGGCCTCCGCCACCTTCtgccggcctccctccctctcttccccttctctctcttttttcctctctcctccacctcctctacTGTGTCGGAACTAGCTCAGCACGACATGGCGCGAGCCCGTTCCAACTCGTCTCGCCGGACACCCGATACGGTGCCCGGTACTGGTTCCGCCGATATTGTTCAACGTATCGAGGGTTAATGGCAAAGAATATGGAGGGTCAAGCTTTGTTGTGGGGGGTGGGCGAGAGCATGGTTTTACCGATGCAAACATGTTTGTTACTGTTAGTCTTCCCTTAAGTTATTGCTTAGCTTCGATTGGCATTAAGATCTTGCAACATAGTTGAATTTAAAAAGAAACTGTAGGCTATGTACTGAACTGAACCAAAACTTAAAACTGCAAGACAGCTTTAATCCACAAAAACAAAGTTATACTTTGGTTGTCCACAAATATCAGGGGTTACATATATTATTATCATTCTACCAATTCAAAATGATATGATTAAATTATTAAATTGGATTTTTAAATAGCTTGTGGAGTAATCTCTAAGTAGGATATCTAATCAGCTTCTAAAACTGTAAACACTACCTTGCCagcttttttttggtagaacCTCACCAGCATTTCATCTCCTAATTTGAATTATTTTAAGTTTCCAATGCATCAACTTTTTCAAACAATTAGGGAGAATAAATGTGACATAAGCACCTATCTGTTGATAGCCAGAAATTTAGGAAAAGAACGTGGCATCTATCAGTCATTAATGGTTTTCAATGTTCACGTACCCacatcagctttcttgaacATGTCAATTTACCGAGACTTTATGTACTCAAAATTcataatgaaaaaaatatagcaGTCTCAAACCCACTTTCTTCCCTTATTAGCATTTTGGTTTATAGATGTGGCCTGATCTGCAATGACAATGCATCAAGAATTTCCAACGCCAGCAACATCAAACCATGCAAGGTAAACAAATGATGTTCATAAAAAAGTATATAAGAAATCAGTATGAAGCCATGGTTTGAAATACCACACTATGAGGGTGTACCAGTCATGTATGTGTACAGTACATACCACTAGTATTTACTCATACCAACTCATGGTCTGCCAATGCAAGGTGGAATCACACCGTATGTACCATAGTGTGGGGCTCAATATAGGGCATTACATACAATAGTATTATTGGTTTTTCAAATCTTgcataaatcaaaatataaagtaCCAATGTCACTCCTAGTCTTTGGAAAATGAACAACAATCACTATTAAGTAGACCTGCTCAAAACCCGAGCCCCGACCATTTTAGACAGGTATGGATCTAATTTTTAAGCCTAAAGGGCCCTGCCGGCCCTGAAATTTAAGCTCACCGAGTAAACAGGCCTCGACTTGAGcccaatatttatataatatattaatctataatatataatataatataacataaaatatatattatataatataaaatatcttTTATCTTCTTCCACATCTCAtcctttccatctctctccccccacctcctcctccccctcccacaATCCCGGCCGCCCCTCGTCCCCCCACCCCCGATTGCCCCCCATCCCACCTCCCCACCAGTTCGGTCTCCCCTTGTCCCGCTACCACCTCCTCTTCCCACCGCCCTGGCCGCCCCTCATCCCACCTCCCCCTTccctcggcctcctcctcctcctcctcttcccactAGTCCAACCACCCCCTACCTCCCTCCCCTCCCCAAGAGCTTTTTTTAAGAGAGAGATTCTTTGGCAAAGCCCGTGACTTGGTCCGAACCCAAAGCCCGATAAGTAGCGGACTCGAGCCTGGGAAGTAAGCCTGAACGCTAAGCCAGACCAGAACCTAGCCTGAAAAAATTAACGGATACCATAGGTTGAGCCTGGCTCGGCCCGCCCATTAAGCTAGTCTACAATCAAATTGtagaataaaaatatttgatgcTTTCAAAATTCGACATTAATATTAGAAGAGTCATAGCATATATGAGGTGCTTTAAAAATTCAACATAAATCAATAGTTTAAAATTAACACAAAGGAGTAAGGAATAAGTTGTCTTCACGAACCTACTTCTTACTGTAAAGCATTGTTCTCCCATGTATTTCATGAAAGAAAATACTTCGAAGTTTTAATATTGTGTGTGGAAACACCAAAGTCGATCTTTTGAGTGGATTTAGGAACATAACTGTTTTGAATATTATGATTAGGGAATCAGTCTCTCTTCAAGCCACATTTTATACTCAATGCaaacttttttcttttagtaTCTTATTAACCACAAAAGAAGTTCCTGATGTAACATCTATTGTTAGCAGGATTTTAAGCCATGGCTGGGCATTTATCTATATTACCAGCATGACTACATGGTTTGTATTTTATCGTAACTCATTCTGAACTCTTTTATCATTCTACGAACAAGGTAAAatgatgattaaaaaaatatgcataTTGTAAGATATTTTGCATGGCTCGTATGTGATTGGCAGCGGGTTGACAAAGAAAATGGACAAGAAGACTACAAGACTGTCTAGGATAGCTATTTCAGTCACATTTCCAAAGGTGCCGGACCCTCATTGCCATTATCTTCTCACATGTAAgcccttattattatttttaaacaaCAATTTGCAACCAGAGTGTTGCTTGAATTGGAGGAAATCAAGTTTTGATACATTTTTCATATCATAATGAACTTATATAAATGCAAGGGCTGAACTAGTGATGCTTATTACTTTGTGTGCTTACGCAAATGACAAGCTTAAGCAACTAAAACATATCTAGGACAATAAATCCCAATACACACATCATATTCAAAATATATGATTATTGTGCAAATaaatattagaatttagaaAGACTGTCACCAAAGCAGCAGCAAAAGAATCGCTTGCAATTGCTACGATTACACAGATTTCCCTCAATCATTAGGTCAAATAAAACCATAAACCAAAACAAAATAATCACTCTTCTACATAGAGCACAGATGCATCATTTCTGTTATTGCAGTAGAACACAAGAGACAACACAAAGATGCTGCAATATGCTTCAATCGAGCACTGACACCAAGGTGCATTGACCTACAAAAATATCTCAAAATGCCTTTCTTCCAGACTTCCATTCAGGTAAAGttcaaaggaaaataagctACAGCTATCAAGAACTAAACCAAGCCAAAATTGGCAAAAGATATAAGTAAAATCATGGAAAATATCCAATTAATGTAACCACAACATAAGAAATCGAGTCAAAAACTAGCAAAAAAGGTGTGGGGGGGGACCTTGGTAAAGATGCCGACGCCGCACTCCATGACGACCTTGGCCAAGAAGAGGTCGTCAGCCAGAAGCCTTTCCTTGAACCCCCCAAACTGGAGAAGCCACCGGAAGAACGGAGACTTCTCAAGCTCGGCGAAGCGGTGCACGATCGCCCCGGGAATCCTCCCGGCCTCGACGGCTGCCGCAAGGTCTTTGGGGAGGCTGTCCAGCGTCCGGCCGAGCTCCGTCAGGGCCAGGAGAGCCTCCGTCCGGTTCTTCCGGCCGGAGTCCCCATCTTCCCCTCCACCACggccgcctccgccgccgccgccgccgccgccgttccCGATCCCGCCGTCGCCGGATCCGGCGACGAGGGGACGCCGGGCGGGGCAGGGAGGAAATATCCGGAGGTGGGGAGGGCGGACGGAGGCGAGGAATCGAACGGCGGAGAATGGGCGGCGGCCGCCAGACGAAGGGCTGGAGATGGACGGGAACCGGAGGTTAGAGAAGGATGCGGCGGCGGAGGCAGCAGCCGCCATTGGTGGGAGGCGGGTGATTTGGTTTCGAAGTCTGCTTGGCGGACTTctcaatttatatatatatatatatatatat
The Phoenix dactylifera cultivar Barhee BC4 chromosome 3, palm_55x_up_171113_PBpolish2nd_filt_p, whole genome shotgun sequence DNA segment above includes these coding regions:
- the LOC103697741 gene encoding protein RETICULATA-RELATED 4, chloroplastic-like, with amino-acid sequence MAAAASAAASFSNLRFPSISSPSSGGRRPFSAVRFLASVRPPHLRIFPPCPARRPLVAGSGDGGIGNGGGGGGGGGGRGGGEDGDSGRKNRTEALLALTELGRTLDSLPKDLAAAVEAGRIPGAIVHRFAELEKSPFFRWLLQFGGFKERLLADDLFLAKVVMECGVGIFTKTAAEWERRRENFVKELDFVFADVAMAIVADFMLVWLPAPTVSLRPPLAFSAGPIAKFFYSCPDNAFQVALAGTSYSLLQRVGAIVRNGSKLFAVGTGASLIGVGTTNALINARKTLDKNFAGEAEDVPILSTSVAYGVYMAVSSNLRYQILAGVIEQRILEPLLHSHKLILSASCFAVRTGNTFLGSLMWVDYARWIGIQKIRE